The following proteins are encoded in a genomic region of Ammospiza caudacuta isolate bAmmCau1 chromosome 3, bAmmCau1.pri, whole genome shotgun sequence:
- the PACC1 gene encoding proton-activated chloride channel isoform X2, whose translation MPKPEVSASYQELSEDVERVSENPMEEREGDMEVHEDSSSVILPDGELGTTTPSLRFSKTCLKNVFSVILLFIYLLLMAVAVFLVYQTISDFREKLKHPVMSVTYKEVSFYDAPGIAFYPGKAQLLSCKHHYYDHIPPLVNPGQPGDIECTTQRINYTDPFTNQTMKYALVVQGPRDVKKRELVFLQFHLNETDQDFSAIDYLLFSSFQEFVSSPEKAKFMKDCESSYSSWKFSGGFRTWVKMSLVKTKEEDGSETVEFKQETSVVNYIDQRTKPGSDQLFFVVFEWKDPFIQTVQDIITANPWNMIALLCGIFLALFKAADFAKLSVKWMIKIRRRHLKRTRQVTNHIS comes from the exons CTGAGTGAAGATGTGGAGCGAGTATCTGAAAATCCAATggaggagagagaaggagaTATGGAAGTTCATGAAGATTCCAGCTCTGTTATTTTACCAG ATGGTGAGCTGGGTACCACTACCCCTTCTCTGCGTTTCAGCAAGACCTGCCTAAAGAATGTTTTCTCAGTTATACTCCTGTTTATTTATCTGCTGCTCATGGCTGTAGCTGTGTTCCTTGTCTACCAAACCATCAGTGACTTCAGGGAGAAGCTCAAGCACCCAGTGATGTCTGTCACTTACAAGGAAGTGTCCTTCTATGATGCACCTG GAATTGCCTTTTACCCAGGCAAGGctcagctgctcagctgcaAACATCATTACTATGATCACATTCCACCTCTGGTGAATCCAGGTCAGCCAGGAGACATTGAATGCACCACTCAGAGGATCAACTACACAGATCCTTTCACTAATCAAACTATG AAGTATGCTTTGGTTGTTCAAGGCCCTCGTGATGTGAAGAAAAGGGAGCTGGTGTTTTTGCAGTTCCATTTAAATGAAACCGACCAAGATTTCAGTGCCATTGACTAcctgctgttttcttctttccaagAGTTTGTCAGCAG tccagaaaaagcaaaattcatgAAGGACTGTGAAAGCTCATACTCCAGCTGGAAGTTTTCTGGAGGCTTCCGAACTTGGGTCAAGATGTCCTTGgtcaaaacaaaagaagaagaTGGTAGTGAGACTGTTGAATTCAAACaagag accAGTGTGGTTAACTACATTGACCAGAGAACTAAAccagggagtgaccagctgTTCTTTGTGGTGTTTGAGTGGAAAGACCCTTTCATACAGACTGTTCAGGAC ATTATCACAGCAAACCCCTGGAACATGATTGCTCTCCTCTGTGGTATCTTTCTGGCCCTGTTTAAGGCAGCAGACTTTGCTAAGTTAAGTGTTAAGTGGATGATCAAGATCCGAAGAAGGCACCTGAAGAGGACTCGGCAAGTAACAAACCACATCAGCTGA
- the PACC1 gene encoding proton-activated chloride channel isoform X1, whose product MEEREGDMEVHEDSSSVILPDGELGTTTPSLRFSKTCLKNVFSVILLFIYLLLMAVAVFLVYQTISDFREKLKHPVMSVTYKEVSFYDAPGIAFYPGKAQLLSCKHHYYDHIPPLVNPGQPGDIECTTQRINYTDPFTNQTMKYALVVQGPRDVKKRELVFLQFHLNETDQDFSAIDYLLFSSFQEFVSSPEKAKFMKDCESSYSSWKFSGGFRTWVKMSLVKTKEEDGSETVEFKQETSVVNYIDQRTKPGSDQLFFVVFEWKDPFIQTVQDIITANPWNMIALLCGIFLALFKAADFAKLSVKWMIKIRRRHLKRTRQVTNHIS is encoded by the exons ATggaggagagagaaggagaTATGGAAGTTCATGAAGATTCCAGCTCTGTTATTTTACCAG ATGGTGAGCTGGGTACCACTACCCCTTCTCTGCGTTTCAGCAAGACCTGCCTAAAGAATGTTTTCTCAGTTATACTCCTGTTTATTTATCTGCTGCTCATGGCTGTAGCTGTGTTCCTTGTCTACCAAACCATCAGTGACTTCAGGGAGAAGCTCAAGCACCCAGTGATGTCTGTCACTTACAAGGAAGTGTCCTTCTATGATGCACCTG GAATTGCCTTTTACCCAGGCAAGGctcagctgctcagctgcaAACATCATTACTATGATCACATTCCACCTCTGGTGAATCCAGGTCAGCCAGGAGACATTGAATGCACCACTCAGAGGATCAACTACACAGATCCTTTCACTAATCAAACTATG AAGTATGCTTTGGTTGTTCAAGGCCCTCGTGATGTGAAGAAAAGGGAGCTGGTGTTTTTGCAGTTCCATTTAAATGAAACCGACCAAGATTTCAGTGCCATTGACTAcctgctgttttcttctttccaagAGTTTGTCAGCAG tccagaaaaagcaaaattcatgAAGGACTGTGAAAGCTCATACTCCAGCTGGAAGTTTTCTGGAGGCTTCCGAACTTGGGTCAAGATGTCCTTGgtcaaaacaaaagaagaagaTGGTAGTGAGACTGTTGAATTCAAACaagag accAGTGTGGTTAACTACATTGACCAGAGAACTAAAccagggagtgaccagctgTTCTTTGTGGTGTTTGAGTGGAAAGACCCTTTCATACAGACTGTTCAGGAC ATTATCACAGCAAACCCCTGGAACATGATTGCTCTCCTCTGTGGTATCTTTCTGGCCCTGTTTAAGGCAGCAGACTTTGCTAAGTTAAGTGTTAAGTGGATGATCAAGATCCGAAGAAGGCACCTGAAGAGGACTCGGCAAGTAACAAACCACATCAGCTGA